One window of the Pseudomonas lurida genome contains the following:
- the yaaA gene encoding peroxide stress protein YaaA: MLMVISPAKTLDFEAPPVTQRFTQPQYLDHSQALIEQLRTLSPAQISELMHVSDKIGGLNAARFGSWTPAFNQTNAKQALLAFKGDVYTGLNAETFSDADFSYAQDHLRMLSGLYGLLRPLDLMMPYRLEMGTKLPNARGKDLYAFWGTRISEWLNEALAEQGDDVLLNLASNEYFSAVKRTALNARIINTEFKDLKNGQYKIISFYAKKARGMMSRFVIQERINDPAKLKTFDVQGYRFNAEQSKPDNLVFLRDHAPE, encoded by the coding sequence ATGCTGATGGTGATTTCCCCCGCCAAGACCCTCGACTTCGAGGCCCCGCCGGTAACCCAGCGCTTTACCCAGCCGCAGTACCTGGACCATTCCCAGGCGCTGATCGAGCAGCTGCGTACCCTCAGCCCGGCGCAAATCAGCGAATTGATGCACGTATCCGACAAGATCGGCGGCCTCAACGCCGCCCGTTTCGGCAGCTGGACCCCAGCATTCAACCAAACCAATGCCAAGCAGGCGCTGCTGGCGTTCAAAGGTGACGTCTACACCGGCCTGAACGCCGAAACCTTCAGCGACGCCGACTTCTCCTACGCCCAGGACCACTTGCGCATGCTATCGGGCTTGTACGGCCTGCTGCGCCCCCTGGACTTGATGATGCCGTACCGCCTGGAAATGGGCACCAAGCTGCCCAACGCCCGTGGCAAGGACCTGTACGCCTTCTGGGGTACGCGAATCAGTGAGTGGCTCAACGAAGCGCTGGCTGAGCAAGGCGACGACGTGCTGCTCAACCTGGCCTCCAATGAGTACTTCTCTGCGGTCAAGCGCACCGCCCTGAACGCGCGGATCATCAACACCGAGTTCAAGGACCTGAAGAACGGCCAGTACAAGATCATCAGTTTCTACGCCAAGAAGGCGCGGGGCATGATGAGCCGCTTTGTGATCCAAGAGCGGATCAATGACCCGGCCAAACTCAAAACGTTTGATGTGCAGGGCTATCGCTTCAATGCCGAGCAGTCGAAGCCGGACAACCTGGTGTTTCTGCGCGATCACGCACCGGAATAA
- the moaC gene encoding cyclic pyranopterin monophosphate synthase MoaC, producing MLTHLDSQGRAHMVDVTDKSVTFREAVAEARVRMLPETLKMIVDGAHPKGDVFAVARIAGIQAAKKTSDLIPLCHPLMLTGVKVELRADGVDAVHILARCKLSGQTGVEMEALTAASVAALTIYDMCKAVDRGMTIESIRLLEKLGGKSGHFKADQA from the coding sequence GTGCTGACTCATCTCGATTCCCAAGGTCGCGCCCATATGGTCGACGTCACCGACAAGTCCGTGACGTTCCGTGAGGCGGTGGCCGAAGCGCGCGTGCGCATGCTGCCCGAGACCCTGAAAATGATTGTCGACGGCGCCCATCCCAAGGGCGACGTGTTTGCCGTGGCCCGCATTGCGGGGATCCAGGCGGCAAAAAAAACCAGCGACCTGATCCCCCTGTGCCACCCGCTGATGCTCACGGGCGTCAAGGTCGAGCTGCGCGCCGATGGCGTGGACGCGGTGCATATCCTGGCGCGCTGCAAACTCTCCGGCCAGACCGGCGTGGAGATGGAGGCCCTCACCGCTGCGAGCGTCGCGGCATTGACGATCTACGACATGTGTAAAGCCGTGGACCGTGGCATGACCATCGAAAGCATCCGCCTGCTGGAAAAGCTCGGTGGTAAAAGCGGGCACTTCAAGGCGGACCAGGCATGA
- the moaE gene encoding molybdopterin synthase catalytic subunit MoaE, with amino-acid sequence MAIRVQAQAFDPGAEVNAMHAANVGVGAVVSFVGYVRDFNDGRDVSGMFLEHYPGMTEKALAKIAVEAEQRWPLLKLEVLHRVGALEPGEPIVFVAAASAHRQAAFDACAFVMDYLKTRAPFWKKENTPEGARWVEGRSSDNAAADRWK; translated from the coding sequence ATGGCCATTCGTGTGCAGGCCCAGGCGTTCGATCCAGGGGCAGAGGTGAATGCCATGCATGCGGCCAATGTCGGTGTGGGCGCGGTGGTGAGTTTTGTCGGTTATGTGCGCGACTTCAATGACGGCCGCGACGTGTCGGGGATGTTCCTGGAGCACTACCCGGGCATGACCGAGAAAGCCCTGGCCAAGATCGCCGTGGAAGCGGAGCAGCGCTGGCCGTTGCTCAAGCTGGAAGTGCTGCACCGTGTTGGCGCGCTGGAACCTGGTGAGCCGATTGTGTTCGTGGCCGCTGCCAGTGCCCATCGCCAGGCTGCGTTTGATGCCTGCGCGTTTGTGATGGACTACCTGAAGACCCGGGCGCCGTTCTGGAAAAAAGAAAATACCCCTGAGGGCGCGCGTTGGGTGGAAGGGCGCAGCAGTGATAACGCCGCAGCGGATCGCTGGAAGTAG
- a CDS encoding alpha/beta hydrolase yields the protein MTEPLILQPAKPADACVIWLHGLGADRFDFLPVAEALQESLLSTRFVLPQAPTRPVTINGGYEMPSWYDIKAMSPARSISLEELEVSAKMVVDLIETQKRTGIDASRIFLAGFSQGGAVVFHTAFLNWEGPLGGVIALSTYAPTFGDELELSASQQRIPALCLHGQYDDVVQNAMGRSAYEHLKSRGVTVAWQEYPMGHEVLPEEIRDIGAWLTARLG from the coding sequence ATGACCGAACCCTTGATTCTTCAGCCCGCCAAGCCCGCAGACGCCTGCGTAATCTGGTTGCATGGCCTGGGTGCCGATCGCTTTGACTTTCTGCCGGTGGCCGAAGCGCTGCAGGAAAGCTTGCTGAGCACTCGCTTCGTTTTGCCCCAGGCGCCTACCCGTCCGGTGACGATCAATGGCGGCTACGAGATGCCCAGCTGGTACGACATCAAGGCCATGAGCCCGGCCCGGTCTATCAGCCTGGAAGAGTTGGAGGTATCGGCCAAAATGGTCGTGGATCTGATCGAGACGCAGAAGAGAACCGGAATAGACGCCTCGCGGATTTTCCTCGCCGGGTTTTCCCAGGGCGGCGCCGTCGTTTTCCACACGGCGTTTCTGAATTGGGAAGGCCCATTGGGTGGCGTGATCGCTCTCTCCACCTATGCGCCGACATTCGGTGACGAGCTGGAGTTGTCCGCCAGCCAGCAGCGCATTCCCGCCCTGTGCCTGCATGGCCAATACGATGACGTGGTGCAGAACGCCATGGGCCGCAGTGCCTACGAGCATTTGAAAAGCCGTGGTGTCACCGTTGCATGGCAGGAATACCCAATGGGCCACGAAGTGTTACCCGAGGAGATACGCGACATCGGCGCCTGGTTGACCGCTCGCCTGGGCTGA
- a CDS encoding nucleotide sugar dehydrogenase translates to MRISIFGLGYVGAVCAGCLSARGHDVVGVDISKDKIDLINAGKSPIVEPGLGELLSQGIETGRLRGTTNFAEAIRDTDLSMICVGTPSKKNGDLELDYIEAVCREIGLVLRDKATRHTVVVRSTVLPGTVANVVIPILEDCSGKKAGVDFGVAVNPEFLRESTAIADYDLPPMTVIGEFDKASGDVLQSLYEELDAPIIRKDIAVAEMIKYTCNVWHATKVTFANEIGNIAKAVGVDGREVMEVVCQDKTLNLSQYYMRPGFAFGGSCLPKDVRALTYRASSLDVEAPLLNSLMRSNESQVQNAFDIVSSHDKRKVALLGLSFKAGTDDLRESPLVELAEMLIGKGYDLSIYDSNVEYARVHGANKDYIEGKIPHVSSLLNSNFDDVINNSDVIILGNRDEKFRALAHNAPHGKQVVDLVGFMSKATSVSGRTEGICW, encoded by the coding sequence ATGCGCATCAGCATATTTGGTCTCGGTTACGTTGGCGCGGTATGTGCCGGTTGCCTGTCTGCCCGTGGCCACGACGTGGTCGGCGTAGACATCTCCAAGGACAAGATTGACCTGATCAATGCGGGCAAATCGCCAATCGTTGAACCAGGTCTGGGCGAGCTGTTGAGCCAGGGTATCGAAACCGGCCGACTGCGCGGCACGACCAACTTCGCCGAAGCCATCCGAGACACCGACCTGTCGATGATTTGCGTCGGTACGCCGAGCAAGAAAAACGGCGACCTGGAACTGGACTACATCGAAGCGGTATGCCGCGAAATCGGTCTGGTCCTGCGTGACAAAGCTACCCGCCACACCGTGGTCGTGCGCAGCACCGTCCTGCCAGGCACCGTCGCTAACGTGGTGATCCCGATTCTGGAAGACTGCTCGGGCAAAAAAGCCGGTGTCGACTTCGGCGTTGCGGTCAACCCTGAATTCCTGCGTGAATCCACCGCCATTGCCGACTACGACCTGCCACCGATGACCGTCATCGGCGAATTCGACAAAGCCTCCGGCGATGTCCTGCAATCCCTGTACGAAGAACTCGACGCGCCGATCATCCGCAAGGACATCGCCGTTGCCGAGATGATCAAGTACACCTGCAACGTATGGCACGCCACCAAAGTCACCTTCGCCAACGAGATCGGCAACATCGCCAAGGCTGTCGGCGTCGACGGTCGCGAAGTGATGGAAGTGGTCTGCCAGGACAAGACCCTCAACCTGTCCCAGTACTACATGCGCCCAGGCTTCGCCTTCGGTGGTTCTTGCCTGCCCAAGGACGTGCGCGCCCTCACCTACCGCGCCAGCTCCCTGGACGTGGAAGCGCCGCTGCTCAACTCGCTGATGCGCAGCAACGAATCCCAGGTACAGAACGCCTTCGACATCGTTTCCAGCCACGACAAACGCAAAGTCGCGCTGCTGGGCCTGAGCTTCAAGGCCGGCACCGATGACCTGCGTGAAAGCCCGCTGGTAGAGCTGGCCGAAATGCTGATCGGCAAGGGCTACGACCTGAGCATCTACGACAGCAACGTCGAGTACGCCCGTGTTCACGGCGCGAACAAAGACTACATCGAAGGCAAGATCCCGCACGTGTCGTCCCTGCTCAACTCGAACTTCGACGACGTGATCAACAACTCCGACGTGATCATCCTGGGCAACCGCGATGAGAAGTTCCGTGCCCTGGCGCATAACGCACCGCACGGCAAGCAAGTGGTCGACCTGGTGGGCTTCATGTCCAAGGCCACCAGCGTCAGCGGCCGCACCGAAGGCATTTGCTGGTAA
- a CDS encoding PhoH family protein: protein MDDHGRNPSSDQPILYVLDTNVLIHDPNALLNFEEHHVAIPMIVLEELDKLKSGHHSVAAECRQAIRLIDKTLGEASPEDVEVGVPIQRGKSGPKGLLSILMSKRSEPNSLLPENLNDNKIINQLIDLHARDKDLRLVLVTKDINMRLKARACGIAAEDYSTDQLVDDVSMLSRGYHTVTGSFWDLVSKVETRQDHGRTWHQVQLIDNLPAVHINEFIIDEQGFVGWIKEIQVDKLLILDLHQEPLLHQEAWGLKPRDIYQSLALYALLDPDIHLVNLTGAAGSGKTILALAAAIEQTMVTKRYRRIIATRSVQGLDQEIGFLPGTEAEKMEPWLGAITDNLEALHMDDENTHGSVDYILSKVPLQFKSLNYIRGRSFQQSLILIDECQNLTPHQMKTIITRAGAGSKVVCLGNLAQIDTPYLSATSSGLTYLTERFKDFPNGVHIALQGVPRSILAEYAESHL from the coding sequence ATGGATGATCATGGACGTAACCCTTCTTCCGACCAGCCAATCCTTTACGTGCTTGATACCAACGTATTGATCCACGATCCAAACGCACTGCTTAACTTCGAAGAACACCACGTCGCCATTCCGATGATCGTGCTTGAGGAGCTCGACAAACTCAAAAGCGGGCACCACAGCGTGGCTGCCGAATGCCGCCAGGCCATCCGCCTGATCGACAAGACCTTGGGCGAAGCATCGCCGGAGGACGTAGAGGTCGGTGTGCCGATCCAGCGCGGCAAAAGCGGGCCCAAGGGTTTGCTGTCGATTCTGATGAGCAAGCGCAGCGAGCCCAACAGCCTGCTGCCGGAAAACCTGAACGACAACAAAATCATCAACCAGTTGATCGACCTGCACGCGCGCGACAAGGACCTGCGCCTGGTGCTGGTGACCAAAGACATCAATATGCGCCTCAAGGCACGAGCGTGTGGGATCGCTGCCGAGGACTACAGTACCGACCAACTGGTCGACGACGTGTCGATGCTCTCCCGTGGTTATCACACGGTGACCGGCTCGTTCTGGGACCTGGTCAGCAAGGTCGAAACCCGTCAGGACCATGGCCGCACCTGGCACCAGGTGCAACTGATCGACAACCTGCCGGCCGTGCACATCAACGAATTCATCATCGACGAACAAGGCTTCGTAGGCTGGATCAAAGAGATCCAGGTCGACAAGCTGCTGATCCTCGACCTGCATCAGGAGCCCCTGTTGCACCAGGAAGCCTGGGGCCTGAAACCGCGTGACATCTACCAGAGCCTGGCGCTGTACGCGCTGCTCGACCCGGACATCCACCTGGTCAACCTGACAGGCGCCGCAGGCTCGGGTAAAACCATCCTCGCCCTGGCTGCCGCCATCGAACAGACCATGGTGACCAAGCGCTATCGCCGTATCATTGCCACCCGCAGCGTGCAGGGCCTGGACCAGGAGATCGGCTTCCTGCCCGGCACCGAAGCGGAAAAAATGGAGCCGTGGCTGGGGGCGATCACCGACAACCTCGAAGCCTTGCACATGGATGACGAAAACACCCATGGCAGCGTCGACTACATCCTCAGCAAAGTGCCGTTGCAGTTCAAATCCCTCAACTACATCCGAGGTCGCAGCTTCCAGCAAAGCCTGATCCTGATCGATGAATGCCAGAACCTGACCCCGCACCAGATGAAAACCATCATCACCCGTGCCGGTGCCGGTTCCAAAGTGGTGTGCCTGGGCAACCTGGCACAGATCGACACCCCTTACCTGTCCGCGACCAGCTCCGGGCTGACGTACCTGACGGAACGCTTCAAGGATTTCCCGAACGGCGTGCACATTGCGCTGCAAGGGGTGCCTCGTTCGATCCTGGCTGAATACGCCGAGTCTCACCTGTAA
- a CDS encoding MoaD/ThiS family protein, with product MSITVLFFARYAEAVGFDSLEMEGDFATVEAVRLALAGDPDFDVLNETRLMCARNEELCGLDEPLQPGDEVAFFPPVTGG from the coding sequence ATGAGCATCACGGTATTGTTTTTTGCGCGTTACGCCGAGGCGGTGGGCTTTGACTCGCTGGAAATGGAAGGCGATTTTGCCACTGTCGAAGCTGTGCGCCTGGCGTTGGCCGGTGACCCGGATTTTGATGTGCTCAACGAAACCCGTTTGATGTGCGCCCGTAACGAAGAACTCTGCGGACTCGACGAGCCGCTGCAACCGGGTGACGAAGTCGCCTTCTTCCCCCCCGTGACCGGAGGCTGA
- the rhlB gene encoding ATP-dependent RNA helicase RhlB: MTVLKALKKMFGKSEAEPLAPVPSAPVPTPGSRNDGKQPGRTAPVAQPKKPTVTPPEQATPVEAAPAPVAPKPRRERAPKPPATPWKLEDFVVEPQEGKTRFHDFKLAPELMHAIQDLGFPYCTPIQAQVLGFTLAGKDAIGRAQTGTGKTAAFLISIITQLLQTPPPKERYMGEPRALIIAPTRELVVQIAKDAADLTKYTGLNVMTFVGGMDFDKQLKHLEARHCDILVATPGRLLDFNQRGDVHLDMVEVMVLDEADRMLDMGFIPQVRQIIRQTPPKSERQTLLFSATFTEDVMNLAKQWTTEPSIVEIEAENVASENVEQHIYAVAGADKYKLLYNLVNDNGWERVMVFANRKDEVRRIEERLVRDGVNAAQLSGDVPQHKRIKTLEGFREGKIRVLVATDVAGRGIHIDGISHVINFTLPEVPDDYVHRIGRTGRAGAAGVSISFAGEDDSYQLPSIETLLGRKISCETPPTHLLRAVERKRP, translated from the coding sequence ATCACCGTGCTCAAAGCACTTAAGAAGATGTTCGGCAAAAGCGAGGCTGAGCCGCTCGCGCCTGTTCCCAGTGCTCCTGTCCCGACACCCGGCAGCCGCAATGACGGTAAACAGCCCGGCCGGACCGCACCTGTCGCGCAGCCGAAGAAACCAACCGTGACGCCACCTGAACAGGCAACGCCGGTTGAAGCCGCTCCCGCGCCAGTCGCACCCAAGCCGCGGCGCGAACGTGCTCCCAAACCGCCCGCGACCCCATGGAAGCTCGAAGACTTCGTCGTCGAGCCCCAGGAAGGCAAGACCCGCTTCCACGATTTCAAGCTGGCTCCGGAACTGATGCACGCCATCCAGGACCTGGGGTTCCCGTACTGCACGCCGATCCAGGCGCAAGTGCTGGGCTTTACCCTCGCGGGCAAAGACGCCATCGGCCGTGCCCAGACCGGTACCGGCAAGACCGCCGCGTTCCTGATCTCGATCATCACCCAACTGCTGCAAACGCCGCCGCCGAAAGAACGCTACATGGGTGAGCCGCGCGCACTGATCATCGCCCCTACCCGGGAACTGGTGGTTCAGATCGCCAAGGACGCCGCGGACCTGACCAAGTACACCGGCCTCAACGTCATGACGTTTGTGGGCGGCATGGACTTCGACAAGCAGCTCAAGCACCTTGAAGCCCGTCACTGCGACATCCTGGTGGCCACCCCTGGCCGTTTGCTCGACTTCAACCAGCGCGGCGACGTGCACCTGGACATGGTCGAAGTGATGGTCCTGGACGAAGCCGACCGCATGCTCGACATGGGTTTTATCCCACAAGTGCGTCAGATCATTCGCCAGACCCCGCCGAAATCCGAACGCCAGACCCTGCTGTTCTCCGCGACCTTCACCGAAGACGTGATGAACCTTGCCAAGCAATGGACCACTGAGCCGTCCATCGTCGAGATCGAAGCGGAAAACGTCGCCAGCGAAAACGTCGAGCAACACATCTACGCCGTGGCCGGTGCGGACAAGTACAAGCTGCTCTACAACCTGGTCAACGACAATGGTTGGGAGCGCGTGATGGTGTTTGCCAACCGCAAGGACGAAGTGCGCCGCATCGAAGAACGCCTGGTGCGTGACGGTGTGAACGCCGCGCAACTGTCCGGCGATGTGCCGCAACACAAGCGCATCAAGACGCTGGAAGGTTTCCGCGAAGGCAAGATTCGTGTGCTTGTGGCCACCGACGTCGCCGGTCGCGGGATTCACATCGACGGCATCAGCCACGTGATCAACTTCACCTTGCCGGAAGTACCCGACGACTACGTGCACCGCATCGGCCGTACCGGTCGTGCCGGGGCTGCGGGTGTGTCGATCAGTTTTGCCGGGGAGGATGACTCGTACCAACTGCCGTCGATCGAGACGCTGCTGGGGCGCAAGATCAGCTGTGAAACGCCGCCAACGCATCTGTTGCGCGCCGTCGAGCGCAAACGTCCTTAA
- a CDS encoding polysaccharide deacetylase family protein, with translation MRIALLLSACLFCLNAQAAPVDVASLDRGTWPEKLGSPALFDVASRAEILMFAHSLLASENQDEAALKQRLGLKIINLAAIDDLRRQLWQRLLENYTFAQQSCEVDASFCYLVESMDDLREQAGKFEVSEDSFYIGWANPSHIFHERYLDELLRKAALFPQISSEIARFGDHERNGDEFNDRLFLLTFDGGPAPVSGNTDWLTDYLRKQKMNATFFALGSSLQTRVERSAVADVQALYQDQCVGTQGWQYRSHSHWVDWQSSITRSASLVQNLMPENYVPLFRPPYGQRRADSQGFFQAQGLQVALWDIDSQDEPGKLKADESAQRVLTLMLLWRKGVIVFHDTQDKARVALPMLLQATAQSGLGWQDCREAFR, from the coding sequence GTGCGAATAGCACTTTTGTTGTCGGCTTGCTTGTTTTGCCTGAATGCACAGGCGGCGCCCGTGGATGTGGCCAGCCTGGACCGTGGCACCTGGCCGGAAAAACTCGGCAGCCCGGCGCTGTTCGATGTGGCCTCGCGCGCGGAAATTCTCATGTTCGCCCACAGCCTGCTGGCCAGTGAAAATCAGGATGAAGCTGCGCTCAAGCAGCGCCTGGGCCTGAAGATCATCAACTTGGCGGCCATTGACGACCTGCGTCGCCAGCTCTGGCAACGCCTGCTGGAGAACTACACCTTTGCCCAGCAGAGTTGCGAGGTCGATGCCTCGTTCTGCTACCTGGTGGAGAGCATGGACGACCTGCGCGAACAGGCCGGCAAGTTCGAAGTCAGCGAAGATTCCTTCTATATAGGCTGGGCGAACCCTAGCCATATCTTCCATGAGCGCTACCTGGACGAGCTGCTGCGCAAGGCCGCGCTGTTCCCGCAGATCAGCAGCGAAATCGCGCGTTTCGGCGACCATGAGCGAAACGGAGACGAATTCAACGATCGCCTGTTCCTGCTGACGTTCGACGGCGGCCCCGCCCCGGTCAGTGGCAACACCGACTGGCTCACCGACTACCTGCGCAAGCAGAAGATGAACGCGACCTTCTTCGCCCTCGGCAGCAGCCTGCAAACCCGCGTTGAACGCAGCGCTGTCGCCGATGTGCAGGCGCTGTACCAGGACCAGTGCGTGGGCACCCAGGGCTGGCAGTATCGCTCCCATAGCCATTGGGTGGATTGGCAGAGCTCAATCACCCGCAGTGCCTCGCTGGTGCAGAACCTGATGCCGGAAAACTATGTGCCGCTGTTCCGTCCGCCCTATGGCCAGCGCCGAGCGGACAGCCAGGGCTTTTTCCAGGCCCAGGGCCTGCAGGTGGCGTTGTGGGATATCGATTCCCAGGACGAGCCCGGCAAACTCAAGGCCGATGAGTCGGCGCAACGGGTGCTGACGTTGATGCTGCTGTGGCGCAAAGGCGTGATCGTGTTTCACGACACTCAGGACAAGGCGCGGGTCGCTTTGCCGATGTTGTTGCAGGCAACGGCACAGAGTGGTCTGGGTTGGCAGGACTGCCGAGAGGCTTTTCGCTGA